In Cottoperca gobio chromosome 1, fCotGob3.1, whole genome shotgun sequence, a genomic segment contains:
- the LOC115008168 gene encoding caspase-6-like: MSNTAQDRYGGSVAKHNNTATDRAACTENLTETDNFIRSSLALDPAEEYKMDNKQRGLALIFNQERFFWRLGLNDRHGTNADRANLEKRLKELNFEVRAYDNYKQVEVLDKISEAAEENHSNADCFLLVFLSHGENDHVYTYDGKISIPNITSLFKGDKCKSLVGKPKIFILQACRGDKHDDPVTAWDAVDSELKTNEVVVDASAVYTLPAGADFIMCYSVAEGYYSHRETINGSWYVQDLCELLGKHGDSLEFTELLTLVNRKVSMRSVGNSNDRNAIGKKQVPCFASMLTKKLYFRSKK; encoded by the exons ATGTCAAACACGGCTCAAGACAGATATGGAG GAAGTGTTgctaaacacaacaacacagcaacagACAGGGCGG caTGCACGGAGAACCTAACGGAGACTGATAACTTCATCAGAAG CTCTTTAGCTTTGGATCCTGCAGAGGAGTACAAGATGGACAACAAACAACGAGGCCTTGCACTCATTTTTAACCAGGAGCGCTTCTTCTGGCGCCTGGGGTTAAACGACAGGCATGGAACCAATGCTGATCGCGCCAACCTGGAGAAAAG ACTGAAGGAGTTAAACTTCGAAGTGAGGGCTTATGATAACTACAAACAAGTGGAAGTCTTAGATAAAATCAGTGAAG CCGCGGAGGAAAACCATTCGAACGCAGACTGCTTTCTGCTCGTCTTCCTGAGCCACGGCGAGAACGATCACGTTTACACCTACGACGGCAAGATCAGCATTCCCAATATCACATCCCTGTTTAAAGGAGACAAGTGCAAGAGCCTCGTCGGAAAGCCAAAGATCTTTATATTACAG GCATGCCGTGGAGATAAGCACGATGATCCAGTGACCGCCTGGGATGCCGTGGACAGCGAGCTGAAGACGAATGAGGTGGTGGTGGACGCCAGCGCTGTATACACCCTGCCTGCCGGGGCAGATTTCATCATGTGCTACTCTGTGGCTGAAG GATACTATTCCCACCGGGAGACCATCAACGGCTCCTGGTACGTCCAGGATCTGTGCGAGCTGCTCGGGAAACACGGGGACTCCCTTGAATTCACAGAATTACTCACGCTGGTCAACAGGAAAGTGTCCATGAGGAGTGTCGGGAACAGTAATGACCGCAACGCCATCGGGAAGAAGCAGGTGCCTTGCTTCGCTTCGATGCTCACCAAGAAACTCTACTTCCGATCGAAAAAGTAA